One region of Cryptosporidium parvum Iowa II chromosome 4, whole genome shotgun sequence genomic DNA includes:
- a CDS encoding Sec14d, with protein MDKVENIIVKCELKDNNMKGFSDSSSQEKIEVGDLNAIEILQENQHPGTNDQSGYPDIFDQLSNTPLNWDLKIYENFLNLSKDCIREVYNHKEIHTPNETVENCFKAMLNPLRLLRFLIGFNFNITNAFNSFDKHIKWRKEFNMDNVVRPYVITNMVPNNNIEMAPLHNIITRYYPCNLLLRESTHEKTPLKDYYGNIICIERFGLLDETRLLGAVKVEELLLWYSYHMEYRSILLDKLSYESKSLIRATCIIDLFGLSISQVHSSHMITILRRMIQLASDNYPEGMSYVIFVNSPKFFSIVWNSFKSLLAARTVEKILVLDEDYKTKLINIVPISNLPQFLGGLTTDQFSTVPNTGTLLLDCFGLGDDRQTLHIKRMKKEKVSISISKPNTKVFWTWGVLDGEISFSAKFYTDKIFKTLNHDKTKNDFYHTDTDKPINPNNTFLSDNCDNHPDFIINNTSTIDINYNYHSNSNTNTNNRKYSKNLKKISNNNLSPISSIQTLMDQEITLVPMSKFDSTKAYGGSYFSESPGYLVLQWDNSWSLFSGKTVHFVIKTSNKALPEDHNDNVSSNNGNNDNDSDNINSGNSNDHNIANSDSNINNLSDISNLVSHNVALTNVTKKRPSKSHKSVEKKNVNSKRNSKMDKYLSNHNLDLNKSHNNHSLLKSIKKNKHSFKSEVNNTSNYSDYRINKVFNENDKNEISSILNDMNQVYDSSNNYENDSNSECQTNSSFVTAYSRIDEILDLFEYNKNSLLNLNTYKKINNQIGSDNIKKDKELYDKSLKTFNDYNKLTMGLNSPRIDSNVVKLQYKSNQDKHLVEFEKDSSKEDNDNYDEEEEEEEEEEEEEEEEEEDEDDDDEDDDDDEVNDYKESIKEEYNSSQLSMDEIGEYDLIVDSLTSSNYTNSSEESLNKESYSGNQRIQIKTRNLPNNKQISLETSINIFGFENFGFESSEISKRKHEELLKYINCTELQQEYNKNQEFFSPQSSFYYINGQEKAGSKSNKCHFGYLRNKFAKLFIHERKNKNEMNVKPKMIGNNNKNISVSLFKNPFFTRIKNKFNKNK; from the coding sequence atggATAAAGTGGAGAATATTATTGTAAAATGTGAATtgaaagataataatatgaaaGGTTTTTCTGATTCAAGTTCAcaagaaaaaatagaaGTTGGAGATTTAAATGCAATCGAAATATTACAAGAAAATCAACATCCTGGCACTAATGATCAATCGGGATATCCAGATATATTTGATCAACTCTCAAATACTCCACTTAACTGggatttaaaaatttatgaaaattttttgaatttaagtAAAGATTGTATAAGAGAAGTATATAATCATAAAGAAATTCATACTCCAAATGAAACTGTAGAAAACTGTTTCAAGGCAATGCTCAACCCATTAAGATTGCTTAGATTCCTTATTGGGTTTAATTTCAACATTACTAATGCattcaattcttttgaTAAGCATATTAAATGgagaaaagaatttaatatgGATAACGTAGTAAGACCATATGTTATTACAAATATGgttccaaataataatatagaaatGGCTCCATTgcataatattattacaagATATTATCCatgtaatttattattaaggGAAAGTACTCACGAAAAAACTCCattaaaagattattatggtaatattatttgtattgaaAGATTTGGTTTATTGGATGAAACCAGATTATTAGGAGCTGTCAAAgttgaagaattattattatggTATTCTTATCATATGGAATATAGAAGCATACTTTTAGACAAACTTTCATATGAATCTAAATCACTTATCAGAGCTACTTgtattattgatttatttggaTTAAGTATATCTCAAGTGCATTCTTCACATATGATTACAATACTAAGAAGAATGATACAATTGGCTTCTGATAATTATCCTGAAGGTATGTCTTATGTGatttttgttaattcacccaaattcttttcaattGTATGGAATTCATTCAAATCATTACTTGCTGCAAGAACTGTTGAGAAAATTCTTGTTCTAGATGAAGATTATAAGACtaaattaatcaatattGTACCAATTAGTAATCTTCCACAATTTTTGGGAGGTCTTACAACTGATCAATTTTCTACTGTACCTAATACTGgtacattattattagacTGTTTTGGACTTGGTGATGATAGACAAACATTACAtataaaaagaatgaaaaaagaaaaagtttCAATTTCTATATCAAAACCTAATACAAAAGTATTTTGGACATGGGGTGTTTTGGATGGAGAAATCAGCTTTTCTGCCAAATTTTATACAGATAAGATATTTAAAACATTAAATCATGATAAGACAAAGAATGATTTTTATCATACTGATACAGATAAACCAAttaatccaaataataCCTTTTTATCTGATAATTGTGATAATCATCCagattttataattaataatacttcAACTATTGATATTAACTATAATTATCATTCAAATTCGAATacaaatacaaataatagaaaatattctaAGAATCTGAAAAAGAtctccaataataatttaagtccaatttcatcaatacAAACTTTAATGGATCAGGAAATTACTTTAGTTCCAATGTCTAAATTTGATTCTACTAAAGCATATGGTGGTTCATATTTTTCTGAATCACCAGGTTATTTAGTATTACAATGGGATAATTCTTGGAGTTTATTTTCTGGTAAAACTGTTCATTTTGTTATCAAAACTAGTAATAAAGCATTACCTGAAGATCATAATGATAATGTTAGTTCtaataatggtaataatgataatgacagtgataatattaatagtgGTAATAGTAATGACCATAATATTGCTAATAGTGATTcgaatattaataatttatcagATATAAGTAATTTAGTATCTCATAATGTTGCATTAACAAATGTAACTAAAAAGAGACCATCAAAAAGTCATAAATCtgttgaaaagaaaaatgttaattcaaaaagGAATTCAAAAATGGATAAATATCTTTCAAATCATAATCtggatttaaataaaagtcataataatcattcattattgaaatcaattaaaaaaaataaacataGTTTTAAATCTGAAGTCAATAATACTAGTAACTATTCAGATTATAGAATAAACAAagtatttaatgaaaatgataaaaatgaaatatcaTCGATACTGAATGATATGAATCAAGTATATGATTCATCTaataattatgaaaatGACAGTAATTCAGAATGTCaaacaaattcttcatttgtAACAGCATATTCAAGAATTGATGAGATTTTggatttatttgaatataataagaattctctgttgaatttaaatacatacaaaaaaataaataatcaaataggaagtgataatattaaaaaagataaagaattatatgataaatctttaaaaacttttaatgattataataaattaacaaTGGGATTAAATTCACCTAGAATAGATTCAAACGTTGTTAAATTACAATATAAATCAAACCAAGATAAACATTTAGTAGAATTTGAGAAGGATTCAAGtaaagaagataatgataattacgatgaagaagaagaagaggaggaggaagaggaggaggaggaagaagaagaagaagaagatgaagatgatgatgatgaagatgatgatgatgatgaagttAATGATTATAAAGAGTCAATAAAAGAGGAATATAATAGTTCACAATTAAGTATGGATGAAATAGGAGAGTATGACTTGATAGTAGATAGTTTGACTTCTTCAAATTATACAAATTCGAGCGAAGAAAGTCTTAATAAAGAATCGTATTCAGGTAATCAGCGTatacaaataaaaactAGAAATTTGCCAAATAACAAACAGATTTCTTTGGAAAcaagtattaatatatttggtTTTGAGAATTTTGGGTTTGAATCGTCAGAAATATCTAAAAGAAAACATGAAGagcttttaaaatatattaattgtaCGGAACTACAAcaagaatataataaaaatcaagaatTCTTTTCACCACAATcttcattttattatataaatggGCAAGAGAAGGCTGGCtctaaatcaaataaatgccattttggatatttacgtaataaatttgcaaaattatttattcatgaaagaaagaataaaaacGAAATGAATGTAAAACCTAAAATGATAGgaaataacaataaaaatatttctgttagtttatttaaaaatccATTTTTTACTCgaataaaaaataagttcaataagaacaaataa
- a CDS encoding metacaspase-like protein, which produces MNGHIPKKKAVIIGINYVETEGISLRGCANDAKLMALTLMSHFDFNASDIIFLTDSEPDRGYDTLVDSQEPISFYDNWPRDEIPPTKHHDSRIYPNKRNILTAINWLTRDAEAGDILVFYFAGHGVQVDVLTSYEGEGYDEALLPADSTLYLASNGSDLDEYNVLLCSELKELLLCVPPETQLNVILDCNGGQTILDPAGNLNGMWYIKGIVTKGIWPFLSATNKVKRAQYNSSVFKDEQMVHRLVRPRYVPCVQIGNTQNLKDPSLQSTQYVSLSCKGYCFSAAPWSQIAAEASLPLLSVTRKTQVTDSSMGLSNGPISTPNSQSFNSSGLLSSTTESKLGVIEIPISRGGAYNIIHGVFTWSFCKAISDIATGILQQGRPRNELSYKTILARVREYISCLKTSILAHLDQNPELTIHSGGAGTVSEYFCSPFGGDKSIDFDFDHYFRITDNCIRHLRKNQNFLIPQEAYNSMLQANKNDNLVFHSVNLSILSKPINSSENQVSQVDSPPTFRENNDQEGENKKDESNQLEDRKTVDTSKNINQDLGSAPNLASNSVPISAPSSIIGGSIPNSKIGQFPPSNQIKRFDQEIIQNPNFNYNEDNFTHFPASSVNLVPPTASLFNPIVFNNKSINEGFPNYNLNNFDTENNQFSDTNNLRINTNSYLNTQNEVIIGKHLHKSNENKPSIGFNTFNPYSLFVGPESSSNNNNRNKNQDFHNFKYPLEQVQINELKPPVNGVLFSNPIKNITPRNISQVTPNQRFIQSQNNFQNPHNYTNMNQFPVPTSSLSSSSQLIIPNTPPTSSYRTSDQLNHPNQTTNFITYPPLTSMQSINKHLVAPIRSLPNSNNFHQQLPQTGHFTSTINSQFMNPEHYSDRKLLNFGVNEQFLQIPNGLFNTVNPFPPSNQSNSQFYPTSFVSYPPKQPINMFGAHM; this is translated from the coding sequence atgaatggGCATATCCCTAAGAAAAAAGCAGTcattattggaattaattatGTGGAAACAGAAGGAATTAGTTTAAGAGGTTGTGCAAATGATGCAAAGTTAATGGCTTTGACATTAATGTCTCACTTTGATTTCAATGCATCAGATATAATCTTTCTAACTGATAGTGAACCAGATAGAGGTTATGATACTTTAGTTGATTCTCAAGAACCAATTTCATTCTATGATAACTGGCCAAGAGATGAAATTCCACCAACAAAACATCATGATTCCAGAATATAtccaaataaaagaaatattttaacaGCAATAAATTGGTTAACTAGAGATGCAGAAGCTGGTGATATTCttgtattttattttgCAGGACATGGAGTACAAGTAGATGTTCTAACATCATATGAAGGAGAAGGATATGATGAAGCACTACTTCCAGCAGATTCTACATTATACTTAGCTTCAAATGGTTCAGATTTAGATGAATATAATGTATTACTTTGCAGTGAacttaaagaattattattgtgTGTTCCTCCTGAAACTCAATTGAATGTAATTTTAGATTGTAATGGAGGTCAGACTATTTTAGATCCAGCTGGTAATTTGAATGGTATGTGGTATATTAAAGGTATAGTAACAAAAGGAATTTGGCCATTTCTTTCAGCTActaataaagttaaaagaGCACAATATAATTCATCAGTATTTAAAGACGAACAAATGGTTCATAGACTTGTAAGACCAAGATATGTTCCTTGTGTTCAAATTGGTAATACACAAAACTTAAAAGATCCAAGTCTTCAATCTACACAATATGTATCTTTATCATGTAAAGGATATTGTTTTTCTGCTGCTCCATGGAGTCAAATAGCTGCTGAAGCCTCATTACCTTTGTTATCAGTTACTAGAAAGACTCAAGTAACAGATTCTTCAATGGGTTTATCAAATGGTCCAATTTCTACTCCTAATTCTCAATCATTTAATAGTTCTGGATTACTTTCATCTACAACAGAATCTAAATTAGGTGTAATAGAGATTCCAATATCTAGAGGTGGAgcttataatataattcatGGAGTTTTTACCTGGTCATTTTGTAAAGCTATTAGTGATATTGCTACTGGAATATTACAACAAGGAAGACCAAGGAATGAACTTTCATATAAAACAATTCTAGCAAGAGTTAGAGAGTACATCTCATGCCTGAAAACTTCAATTCTTGCTCATTTAGATCAAAATCCAGAATTAACTATTCATTCAGGAGGAGCTGGGACTGTTtctgaatatttttgttcTCCATTTGGAGGAGACAAAAGTAtagattttgattttgatcATTATTTTAGAATAACTGATAATTGTATAAGACATTTAAGAAAGAACCAGAACTTTTTAATACCTCAAGAAGCTTACAATTCTATGTTACAAGCCAACAAGAATGATAACTTAGTTTTCCATTCTGTGAACCTAAGTATATTAAGTAAACCTATTAATTCATCTGAAAACCAGGTTTCACAAGTAGATTCCCCTCCAACATTTAGAGAAAACAATGATCAGGAAGGCGAGAACAAGAAAGATGAATCCAATCAATTAGAAGATAGAAAAACAGTGGATACTAGTAAGAATATTAACCAAGATTTAGGTTCTGCTCCAAACTTAGCCTCAAATTCAGTTCCTATTTCAGCTCCTTCTTCTATAATAGGAGGGTCTATTCCAAATTCTAAAATTGGTCAATTCCCACCAAgtaatcaaataaaaagatttgaccaagaaataatacaaaatcccaattttaattataatgaagataattttACTCATTTTCCAGCATCCTCAGTTAATTTAGTTCCACCAACTGCCAGTCTATTTAATCCAATAGTGTTCAACaataaaagtattaatgaAGGTTTTCCTAATTACaacttgaataattttgacACAGAGAACAATCAGTTTTCAGatactaataatttaagaataaatacaaattcttACTTGAATACCCAAAATGAAGTTATTATTGGTAAACATTTACATAAAAGTAATGAAAACAAACCTTCAATAGgatttaatacttttaatCCTTACTCACTGTTTGTTGGACCAGAATCTTCTAGTAACAATAACAAcagaaataaaaatcaagattttcataatttcaaatatccTTTAGAACAAGtacaaataaatgaattaaagcCACCAGTAAATGGAGTATTGTTTTCTAACccaataaaaaatattacacCAAGAAACATTTCTCAAGTTACTCCAAATCAGAGATTTATCCAATCTCAAAACAATTTTCAAAACCCTCATAATTATACAAATATGAATCAATTCCCAGTACCTACATCATCACTATCATCCTCTTCACAACTTATAATACCTAATACTCCACCAACTTCTTCCTATAGAACATCAGATCAGCTAAATCATCCTAATCAAACAAcaaattttattacttACCCTCCTTTAACCTCAATGCAGTCAATAAACAAACATCTTGTTGCTCCAATTAGATCTCTTccaaattctaataatttccATCAACAATTACCTCAAACTGGGCATTTTACAAGCACTATAAATAGTCAATTTATGAACCCAGAACATTACTCTGATCGAAAGTTACTGAATTTTGGAGTAAATGAACAATTCCTACAAATACCCAATGGATTATTCAATACTGTTAATCCATTCCCACCATCAAATCAAAGCAATAGTCAATTTTATCCCACATCTTTCGTTAGCTATCCTCCCAAACAACCAATAAATATGTTTGGCGCCCACATGTaa